Below is a window of Calditrichota bacterium DNA.
AAGATCCGTCTTTATGACAAGGGGGTGGAATTCAAGGAGGATTTTACGGGCTACCAGGAGGCCCTGACGCTTCGGGTCGGTGATATTCACATCCCAAAATTAACCATGCAGGAACCTTTAAAATTGGAATGCCAGCACTTTGTGGATGCAATTTTGAATGATACTCAGCCCCGGAGCAACGGCTTTGACGGTCTGCAGGTGGTAAAGATTTTGGAAGCAGCGGACAAGTCGCTGAAAAATCACGGCGAGCCGGTGGAAATTAGGTGACCATAAAAAACTGGGAGATAACGTAAATGGAGCATTTCATAGATCCGACAGCAAAAATTGGTGAAGGCACAACTCTGGGCCAAAATGTGGTGGTGGAAGCAAATGTGCAAATCGGTTCGGATTGTCAGATTGGGCACAATGTTGTCATCCACGAGGGCTCAATTATTGGCAATAATGTGCGCATTGATGACCAAACCGTGGTGGGCAAACAACCCATGCGTTCCAAACGAAGCATCTTCAAGGATGAAAAAAAACTACCTCCTGCAAAAATCGGAGACGATTGCCTGATTGGTGCCGGTGTGGTGGTGTACGCCGGCTGCGAAATGGCTAACAACGTGCTGATTGCGGACACAGCCGCTGTGCGCGAAAATGTGACGGTCGGCGAGTACACCATTATCGGCCGCGGCGCGACAGTGGAAAATTTCACCACCATCGGGAAAAAATGCAAGCTGGAAACGGGATGCTACATTACGGCTTATTCCGTGGTGGAGGATTACTGCTTCATTGCTCCCAAAGTGACCACAACCAATGACAATTTTCTGGGCCGCACGGAGGAACGTTTCAAGCATTTTAAGGGCGTCACGGTGCGCAAGGGCGGCCGCATTGGCGGCGGTGCTGTGATTTTGCCCGGTAAGGAAATCGGTGAAGATGCCGTGGTGGCAGCCGGTTCGGTGGTTACCAAAAACATTCCCCCGCGGCAGGTGTGGGCGGGAATTCCGGCGAAATATTTCGGCGACACGCCCGAAGAACAACTTCTGGAAAACCAGGGCTGGGATTAAAAAAACCATATCCGCGAAACACGCGAAAAGTTTGCTGCCGGGACAAGAGTCTTGGTGGCGCTTATTTTTTGTGTGTTTCTTTTGGAATAAATTATTCGGAGTAGTACATTGAAAATTCTCTCCATTGTCGGGGCGCGGCCCCAATTTGTGAAGGCCGCCCCTGTTTCTCGGGCCATTCGGAAAAAACATGTGGAAATCCTACTGCACACCGGCCAGCACTACGATGAAAATATGTCCCGGATCTTCTTTGACGATCTGGGCATTCCCCGGCCGGATGTCAATCTGGAAATCGGCTCGGAGTCCCATGCTGTGCAAACAGCCCGAATGCTGGAAGGGATTGAAGCCGTTTTGTTAGACGTTCGTCCGGATGCTGTTCTGGTGTACGGCGACACCAATTCCACCATTGCCGGGGCACTGGCGGCTACCAAGCTGCACATTCCGGTAGCGCACGTGGAAGCCGGCCTGCGCAGCTTTAACTGGGATATGCCGGAGGAGATCAACCGGGTGCTGACGGATCGGATTTCGCGCTGGCTGTTTTGTCCCACGCAAACGGCCGTTGCCCATCTGAAAAACGAAGGCCGAACGGAAGGCGTTTATCTGACCGGCGACGTTATGTACGATGCCCTTCTGCA
It encodes the following:
- a CDS encoding N-acetyltransferase is translated as MEHFIDPTAKIGEGTTLGQNVVVEANVQIGSDCQIGHNVVIHEGSIIGNNVRIDDQTVVGKQPMRSKRSIFKDEKKLPPAKIGDDCLIGAGVVVYAGCEMANNVLIADTAAVRENVTVGEYTIIGRGATVENFTTIGKKCKLETGCYITAYSVVEDYCFIAPKVTTTNDNFLGRTEERFKHFKGVTVRKGGRIGGGAVILPGKEIGEDAVVAAGSVVTKNIPPRQVWAGIPAKYFGDTPEEQLLENQGWD